In one window of Phormidium ambiguum IAM M-71 DNA:
- a CDS encoding VWA domain-containing protein: MQKLSRIFFSIALSLSVLSFPSTALAKAKIQIAILLDSSNSMDGLIDQTRTQIWQIVNSLTKVTKDGKIPDLEVALYHYGNDSIPSQEGFVRLLTGFTSELDLVSEKLFTVRTNGGQEYAGWVIRSAMQQLNWSKDSEDFRVIFIAGNEPFDQGQVSWREAITLATGKDVLVNTIYCGSAESQERQLWASGASLARGSHFNINQDKKVEFIKSPYDEQIATLNSQLNQTFIPYGTQGEIGQQRQTTEDTNSGQNIAMRSISKASGYYNNASWDLVDAIDRGIVNLEQLSDNALPSVMRGMTLAQKREYVAIKKAERQRIQAAIRDLSQKRNEYVAKQRQANSNNGENTLDIVIIQSLRQQLAAKGFKLQ, encoded by the coding sequence ATGCAGAAACTCTCTCGCATTTTTTTCTCTATAGCCCTGAGCTTGAGCGTCTTATCTTTTCCTAGTACAGCTTTGGCTAAAGCTAAAATTCAAATTGCTATTCTGCTAGATTCTAGTAATAGCATGGATGGATTAATTGACCAAACTCGGACTCAAATTTGGCAAATAGTTAATTCTTTAACTAAAGTTACTAAAGATGGGAAAATACCAGATTTAGAAGTTGCACTCTACCATTATGGTAATGATAGTATACCTTCCCAAGAAGGGTTTGTCAGATTATTAACAGGATTCACTTCAGAATTAGATTTAGTTTCAGAAAAGTTATTTACAGTCCGAACTAACGGCGGTCAAGAATATGCTGGTTGGGTGATTCGATCGGCTATGCAACAATTAAACTGGAGTAAAGATTCAGAAGATTTTCGAGTAATTTTTATTGCAGGTAACGAACCATTCGATCAAGGACAAGTTTCTTGGCGTGAAGCTATTACTCTTGCTACTGGAAAAGATGTCCTAGTTAATACTATCTATTGTGGTTCAGCTGAAAGTCAAGAGCGACAACTTTGGGCTTCAGGAGCTAGCTTAGCACGAGGTAGTCATTTTAATATTAACCAAGATAAAAAAGTTGAATTTATTAAGTCACCTTACGATGAGCAAATTGCTACTTTGAATTCTCAACTCAATCAAACCTTTATTCCCTACGGTACACAAGGAGAAATTGGACAACAGCGACAGACTACAGAAGATACCAATTCTGGGCAAAATATAGCAATGCGTAGTATCTCAAAAGCTTCGGGATATTATAATAATGCTTCTTGGGATTTAGTTGATGCGATCGATCGCGGAATTGTTAACCTCGAACAATTATCAGATAATGCTTTACCGTCAGTTATGCGGGGAATGACTTTAGCTCAAAAGCGCGAATATGTAGCGATCAAGAAAGCTGAAAGACAGAGAATTCAAGCTGCGATCCGTGACTTATCTCAAAAACGTAATGAATATGTTGCCAAGCAACGTCAAGCTAATAGTAATAATGGCGAAAATACCCTTGATATCGTAATTATTCAAAGTCTCCGCCAACAATTAGCAGCTAAAGGTTTTAAACTTCAGTAG
- a CDS encoding aminopeptidase P family protein, translating into MLTQTASWAETNGSRVSLADTLRKRRQKLFKMINFPVVLWSGVRSSRNFPGNQLPFRASSHFLYFAGIPLENVAIRMEPPGTLELYMDDPSLDDELWHGKKLLREEVAELIGANIAFPMSELWSRAYSSATIPVQDVYLQQQQSNMLHRWLYSASSLSWIDWELAYAIVQLRLCHDAGAIAELRKAAACTVQAHRAGMAATRHVRFEAEVRAAMENVIFAQQMNCAYNSIVTVHGEVLHNEQYHRALNHGDLLLADVGAETALGWASDVTRTWPVSGKFSPTQRDIYEVVRSAHDACIAKIAPGVEYKEIHLLGAATLTEGLVNLGILKGDVEELVENDVHAAFFPHGIGHLIGLDVHDMEDLGDLSGYELGRTRSDRFGLKFLRLDRPLQAGMLVSIEPGFYQVPSILNYPDRRESFQEFVDWDRLAQFSDVRGIRIENDVLVTDSGCEVITGELPTHPDAIEHLVNS; encoded by the coding sequence ATGCTGACACAAACGGCTTCTTGGGCGGAGACTAATGGCAGTCGGGTTTCCCTTGCTGATACTCTCCGCAAAAGACGGCAAAAACTCTTTAAGATGATTAATTTTCCGGTCGTCCTCTGGTCAGGGGTTCGCAGTTCTCGGAATTTTCCGGGAAATCAGCTACCTTTTCGTGCCAGCAGCCATTTTCTTTATTTTGCTGGCATACCCCTGGAAAATGTGGCGATTCGCATGGAACCACCAGGGACGCTGGAACTGTACATGGATGACCCCAGTTTAGATGATGAACTGTGGCATGGGAAAAAGTTACTCAGGGAAGAAGTTGCGGAACTGATTGGGGCAAATATTGCTTTCCCGATGTCAGAATTGTGGTCGAGAGCATACAGTAGTGCTACGATTCCGGTTCAGGATGTTTACCTGCAACAACAACAGTCAAATATGCTGCATCGTTGGTTGTATTCGGCTAGTTCCTTAAGTTGGATTGACTGGGAATTGGCTTATGCGATCGTCCAATTGCGGCTTTGTCATGATGCTGGTGCTATAGCTGAGTTACGCAAGGCTGCTGCTTGTACGGTACAGGCGCATCGGGCGGGAATGGCAGCGACTCGTCATGTCCGGTTTGAGGCAGAAGTCCGGGCGGCGATGGAAAATGTGATTTTCGCCCAACAAATGAACTGTGCTTATAACAGCATTGTTACGGTTCATGGGGAAGTGTTACACAACGAACAGTATCACCGGGCGTTAAATCATGGGGATTTGTTGTTGGCGGATGTGGGTGCGGAAACGGCGCTGGGTTGGGCTTCTGATGTGACGCGCACTTGGCCTGTTTCGGGCAAGTTTTCACCGACGCAACGCGATATTTATGAGGTGGTACGATCGGCCCATGATGCCTGTATCGCTAAAATTGCTCCAGGGGTGGAATACAAGGAGATTCATCTTTTAGGGGCGGCAACTCTCACTGAAGGGTTGGTAAATTTGGGCATCCTGAAAGGTGATGTGGAAGAGTTGGTGGAAAATGACGTTCATGCGGCATTTTTCCCTCATGGAATTGGGCATTTAATTGGTTTAGATGTTCATGATATGGAGGATTTGGGCGATTTGTCGGGGTATGAGTTGGGGCGGACGAGAAGCGATCGCTTTGGCTTAAAATTCCTCCGCTTAGATCGTCCTTTGCAAGCGGGAATGTTGGTAAGTATTGAACCAGGTTTCTATCAAGTTCCTTCGATTTTAAATTATCCCGATCGCAGAGAATCTTTCCAAGAGTTTGTGGATTGGGATCGCTTGGCGCAATTCTCTGATGTTCGGGGAATTCGCATTGAAAATGATGTGTTAGTTACTGATTCTGGTTGTGAGGTAATTACTGGTGAATTGCCAACTCATCCAGATGCGATCGAACATCTCGTTAACAGCTAG
- a CDS encoding TetR/AcrR family transcriptional regulator: protein MGILQRSPQPQSEDATRNRIIKAAQKLFARQGYDGTTTRDLAMAAGVAEGTVFRHFPNKKAILIEVATQGWVEILTDLLTELSEMESYEAVGKVMRRRMLNFHKNGDLMRVCFMEAQFHEDLRDRVQTEVIDKMTNVAEAFFETAMERGIYRKMNPRIVAQVFVGMFAIAGFSHNTIMEPQASPQEMKEMAEGIADIFLNGVLAKG, encoded by the coding sequence ATGGGAATCTTGCAGAGAAGTCCTCAGCCTCAGTCAGAAGATGCGACACGCAATCGAATCATTAAAGCTGCACAAAAATTATTTGCTCGTCAAGGATATGATGGCACAACGACACGCGATTTGGCGATGGCGGCTGGAGTAGCGGAAGGTACTGTATTTAGGCATTTTCCTAATAAAAAAGCAATTTTAATTGAAGTAGCAACTCAAGGTTGGGTGGAAATTCTCACTGATTTGTTGACAGAATTAAGTGAAATGGAAAGTTATGAAGCGGTAGGAAAAGTGATGCGGCGCAGGATGCTGAATTTCCATAAAAATGGCGATCTAATGCGAGTGTGTTTTATGGAAGCGCAGTTTCATGAAGATTTGCGCGATCGCGTCCAAACCGAAGTAATTGATAAAATGACGAATGTGGCAGAAGCTTTCTTTGAAACGGCGATGGAAAGAGGGATTTATCGAAAGATGAATCCGCGAATTGTAGCTCAAGTTTTTGTGGGAATGTTTGCGATCGCAGGTTTCAGTCACAATACAATTATGGAACCCCAAGCTTCACCCCAAGAAATGAAAGAAATGGCAGAAGGCATTGCTGACATTTTCTTAAATGGAGTTTTAGCAAAAGGTTAA
- a CDS encoding DNA cytosine methyltransferase, giving the protein MKNSNTLYLPQQLELFKPIHIFAAHRLTNYKFTFVDLFAGIGGFRIPLEQLGGKCLGYSEIDKAAIKVYEQNFVGYCNLEEKNLGDIRQISKLPFAVDIIVGGVPCQSWSVAGNLQGFKDPRGQLWFDTIRVIKENKPKSFIFENVRTLMSDVHRSSLDLLLTEFENLGYKVKVSLLNSYDFGVPQNRERTFIVGINNAIEKASKFKFPEPLKEQAKLINILDTNKDFQLDVKPKINPSILFGDKVPYSRNRFQKADEFNDFFVFCDTRDGHTTIHSWDIIKTTKREKQICLTILRNRRKKKYGEKDGNPLSFDVLAELIPNLEIKEVEQLISKNILRYVVNLGYEFVNSKNSAGINGLYRIFLPSSDAIPTLTATGTNDFIATVSLKHCEDPVTYKKLFLREIYRKKRYRPISALDAKRLQGFPEWFQMHENENIAKFQFGNAVSVPVVYHLAKSLLDLLVIN; this is encoded by the coding sequence ATGAAAAATTCCAACACTTTATATTTGCCACAGCAATTAGAATTATTTAAGCCAATTCACATTTTTGCTGCTCATAGATTAACAAATTATAAGTTTACATTTGTAGATTTATTTGCTGGCATAGGTGGATTCAGAATTCCTTTAGAACAATTAGGCGGCAAATGTTTAGGGTATTCAGAAATAGATAAAGCTGCGATTAAAGTATATGAACAGAATTTCGTTGGTTACTGCAATCTGGAGGAAAAGAATTTAGGAGACATTAGGCAAATCAGTAAATTACCTTTTGCAGTTGATATTATTGTTGGTGGAGTACCTTGCCAATCATGGTCTGTTGCAGGTAATCTCCAAGGATTTAAAGATCCTAGAGGTCAGCTTTGGTTTGATACTATTAGAGTCATCAAGGAAAATAAACCCAAATCATTTATTTTTGAAAATGTCCGAACTTTAATGAGTGATGTCCACAGATCAAGCCTGGATTTATTGCTCACAGAGTTTGAAAATTTAGGATATAAAGTAAAAGTAAGTTTATTAAATTCTTATGATTTTGGAGTACCGCAAAATCGGGAGAGAACTTTTATTGTTGGCATTAATAATGCTATAGAAAAAGCATCAAAATTTAAATTTCCAGAACCTTTAAAAGAACAAGCGAAACTGATAAACATTTTAGATACTAATAAAGATTTTCAACTAGATGTAAAACCTAAAATTAATCCCAGTATTTTGTTTGGTGATAAAGTTCCCTATTCCCGGAATAGATTTCAAAAAGCTGATGAATTCAATGATTTTTTTGTATTCTGTGACACTAGGGATGGTCACACAACTATTCATTCTTGGGACATTATCAAGACGACTAAAAGAGAAAAGCAGATTTGTTTAACTATTCTGCGAAACAGAAGAAAGAAAAAGTATGGAGAAAAAGATGGCAATCCCTTGTCTTTTGATGTCTTGGCAGAACTGATTCCCAATTTAGAAATTAAAGAGGTTGAGCAACTAATTAGCAAAAATATTCTGCGGTATGTTGTTAATCTTGGTTACGAATTTGTTAATTCCAAAAACTCTGCTGGAATTAATGGCTTATATAGAATATTTTTACCTTCTTCTGATGCCATACCGACATTAACTGCTACAGGAACAAATGATTTTATTGCTACAGTTTCTTTAAAACACTGTGAAGATCCAGTAACTTATAAAAAATTGTTTCTTAGGGAAATTTACAGAAAAAAACGCTACAGACCTATCTCAGCTTTAGACGCAAAAAGGCTTCAGGGTTTCCCGGAATGGTTTCAGATGCACGAAAATGAAAACATTGCTAAATTTCAATTTGGCAATGCTGTTTCTGTACCTGTAGTTTATCATTTAGCAAAATCATTGTTAGACTTACTAGTAATTAATTAA
- a CDS encoding DUF4332 domain-containing protein: MTPQPNAAKNSIKFSDWPIVQLPGLSAQDCAQLSECGINTTVQLLVKANTSEKKLALANQLQKPLHHVQKWVALADLARVPSVGCQFCGLLLHAGIASVNQLAQTSAHKVHQQILKLQVSTMQRRDLCPPVEEVSRWIQQAKTLVSKSQKAS, from the coding sequence ATGACTCCTCAACCCAACGCTGCTAAAAACAGCATTAAGTTTAGTGATTGGCCAATTGTACAACTACCGGGATTAAGTGCCCAAGACTGCGCCCAACTCTCGGAATGTGGCATTAATACTACTGTGCAGCTATTGGTAAAAGCAAATACCTCAGAAAAGAAATTAGCCTTAGCCAACCAGTTACAGAAACCCTTACATCACGTCCAAAAATGGGTAGCATTAGCAGATTTAGCCCGTGTTCCCAGTGTCGGTTGTCAATTCTGCGGCCTACTGTTACACGCTGGCATCGCCTCCGTCAACCAACTAGCCCAAACTTCCGCCCACAAAGTACATCAACAAATTTTAAAATTACAAGTTTCCACAATGCAGCGGCGCGATCTTTGCCCCCCTGTGGAGGAAGTTTCTCGCTGGATTCAACAAGCGAAAACTCTTGTGAGTAAGTCACAAAAAGCAAGTTAA
- a CDS encoding M16 family metallopeptidase, whose product MIKPQRRRGHRGNFLRFRKSLQGKRVRGFSLLSIRYKWLLEIFSLVVALAFLLFNFNFSVAATTAKHYTELTFPALPKIQVPAYTRFQLNNGMIVYLMEDHELPLVSGSATIRTGDRWEPADKIGVAGITGTVMRSGGTKKHSPDQLNQLLEQRAASIETSIAEVSGSAGFNCLTKDLPEVFSLFAEVIREPAFPQDKLDLAKTQVRGDIARRNDDPNSIAGREFQKLMYGNQSPYARTVEYATINNISRADLENFYQQYFHPNNIILGIVGDFDSKQMRQLIESKFGDWSKNEQLKVPPLPEVSQAKTGGIFMVNQPQMTQSYVQMGHLGGQFNNPDYPALDVMSGVLNGFGGRLFNQVRSRQGLAYSVYGAWSPRFDYPGVFVAGGQTRSEATVPFIQSILAEIKRIQTEPVTPEELALAKDSVLNSFVFNFQKPAQTLSRLIRYEYYGYPPDFLFRYQRNVEATTAADVQRVAQKYLQPENLATLVVGNATAIQPPLTNLAAEVTNVDITIPPPPTAASK is encoded by the coding sequence ATGATTAAACCGCAGAGGCGCAGAGGACACAGAGGAAATTTTTTGAGGTTCAGAAAAAGTTTGCAAGGGAAAAGAGTGAGAGGTTTTTCTTTGTTGAGTATTCGTTATAAATGGTTATTGGAAATTTTCAGTTTGGTAGTTGCTTTGGCTTTTCTACTGTTTAATTTCAATTTTTCAGTAGCAGCAACTACAGCTAAACATTACACTGAATTAACGTTTCCCGCCTTACCAAAAATTCAAGTTCCTGCTTACACTCGCTTTCAATTGAACAATGGCATGATCGTGTATCTTATGGAAGATCACGAATTACCTTTAGTTAGTGGCTCAGCCACAATTCGCACTGGCGATCGCTGGGAACCTGCTGATAAAATTGGTGTCGCAGGAATTACTGGTACAGTAATGCGAAGTGGAGGAACTAAAAAACATTCACCAGATCAACTAAATCAATTGTTAGAACAACGCGCTGCTTCTATCGAAACTTCAATAGCTGAAGTATCTGGTAGTGCAGGCTTTAATTGTTTAACAAAAGATTTGCCTGAAGTATTTAGTTTATTTGCAGAAGTAATCCGAGAACCAGCTTTTCCCCAAGATAAATTGGATTTGGCGAAAACTCAAGTTAGAGGTGATATTGCGCGGCGTAATGATGACCCAAATTCGATCGCAGGTCGGGAATTTCAAAAACTCATGTATGGCAATCAAAGTCCATACGCTCGAACAGTAGAATATGCCACAATTAATAATATTTCCCGTGCAGATTTAGAGAATTTCTATCAACAATATTTCCATCCCAATAATATAATTTTGGGAATAGTGGGAGATTTTGATAGTAAACAAATGCGTCAACTCATTGAATCTAAGTTCGGTGATTGGTCAAAAAATGAACAATTGAAAGTTCCTCCTTTACCAGAAGTTTCCCAAGCCAAAACAGGCGGAATTTTCATGGTTAATCAACCGCAAATGACCCAAAGTTATGTGCAAATGGGACATTTAGGAGGTCAATTTAACAATCCCGATTATCCGGCGTTAGATGTGATGAGTGGGGTTTTGAATGGTTTTGGAGGGAGATTGTTTAACCAAGTGCGATCGCGCCAAGGTTTAGCCTACAGTGTTTATGGTGCTTGGAGTCCCCGCTTTGATTACCCAGGTGTCTTCGTCGCAGGCGGACAAACTCGTTCCGAAGCTACCGTACCCTTTATCCAATCAATCCTCGCAGAAATTAAGCGCATCCAAACCGAACCCGTCACCCCAGAAGAACTCGCCCTAGCTAAAGATTCCGTCCTCAACTCCTTCGTCTTTAACTTCCAAAAACCCGCCCAAACTCTCTCCCGGTTGATTCGCTACGAATATTACGGCTACCCTCCCGACTTCCTCTTCCGCTATCAGCGCAACGTTGAAGCAACAACAGCCGCTGATGTTCAGCGCGTCGCCCAGAAATACCTTCAGCCTGAAAATTTAGCCACTTTAGTAGTTGGAAATGCAACAGCAATTCAACCACCATTAACTAATTTAGCCGCAGAAGTTACCAACGTGGATATCACAATTCCACCACCTCCAACTGCTGCATCAAAATAA
- a CDS encoding PmeII family type II restriction endonuclease — protein sequence MSPTLDESELLIKFKEFFKQEIINNHRRNTKKLKKLKEFKINEFTWRYLAKFFTGNDSARSLAQVLVYPRILGTSITTTFGTQMQKFITANIPWAEPSVIDGLDIEFIDQIVERKKYCQLKSGPNALNNDDVKTIIDKFSQAKNRARTNNLSIPFDDFVFCLLYGKPEQKNSFVLKLEKEYTVYMGKEFWHRLTGKENFYDNLIDCLHEIINDVNETETIEEVIQALSNEISRQIKEDIP from the coding sequence ATGTCACCAACCCTTGATGAATCAGAACTACTAATTAAATTTAAAGAATTTTTTAAACAAGAGATTATCAATAATCATAGAAGGAATACTAAGAAACTCAAAAAACTTAAAGAATTTAAAATTAATGAATTTACTTGGCGCTACTTAGCAAAATTTTTTACAGGCAATGATTCAGCAAGAAGCCTTGCTCAAGTATTAGTCTACCCAAGAATCCTGGGAACATCAATAACCACTACTTTTGGTACACAGATGCAAAAATTTATTACTGCTAATATTCCTTGGGCAGAACCCTCTGTAATAGACGGTCTTGATATAGAATTTATAGATCAAATTGTTGAAAGAAAGAAATATTGTCAATTAAAATCTGGGCCTAATGCCTTAAACAATGATGACGTGAAAACAATTATAGATAAATTCAGTCAAGCTAAAAATAGAGCTAGAACAAACAACCTTTCAATTCCTTTCGATGATTTTGTTTTTTGCCTTTTATACGGAAAGCCAGAGCAAAAAAATTCATTCGTACTAAAACTGGAAAAAGAATATACAGTATACATGGGTAAAGAGTTCTGGCATAGGCTAACCGGGAAAGAGAATTTTTATGACAACCTAATAGATTGCCTACACGAAATTATTAACGATGTCAATGAGACAGAAACAATTGAAGAAGTTATCCAAGCATTAAGTAATGAAATAAGTCGACAAATAAAAGAGGATATTCCGTAA
- a CDS encoding site-specific DNA-methyltransferase, producing MATGIPGKKLKNNPKLSFRLEYEGKTSTEEIFNTPLAELHRILSVDKQPKNRLIYGDNLRVIRTLLDDADITGKVGLIYIDPPYATGLNFESRKQTHAYHDFLDGADYLEFIRQRLILLRELLADHGSIYIHLDENMAFPVKVLMDEIFGAKNFRNWITRKKCNPKNYTRKQYGNISDYILFYTKSDDYVWNQPFEAWTDVTTKKEYQYIEEETGRLYKKVPIHAPGVRKGETGKPWRGMLPPPGKHWQYPPKVLDEMDARSEIYWSPTGNPRRKVYFDNSKGIAVQDIWLEFKDAHNQNIKITGYPTEKNSEMLKRIILASSNKGDLVLDAFLGSGTTVAVAEELEREWIGIDNSPLAMDITVHRLANGTEAMGDFVNGNGSTPKQEPLINTNRILHSGLDMYFEIASDLKPIPENTVEAWKNKLNFQANLW from the coding sequence ATGGCAACAGGGATACCAGGGAAAAAATTGAAGAATAATCCTAAGCTATCATTTCGCTTAGAGTATGAAGGAAAAACTTCTACAGAAGAGATATTTAATACTCCTCTAGCCGAACTACATCGAATTCTCAGCGTAGATAAACAACCCAAAAATAGACTCATTTACGGAGATAATTTAAGAGTTATTCGCACTTTATTAGATGATGCTGATATTACCGGAAAAGTTGGATTAATTTATATCGATCCGCCTTATGCTACAGGACTAAATTTTGAGTCTAGAAAACAAACTCATGCCTATCACGATTTTCTAGATGGAGCAGATTATTTAGAATTTATACGTCAACGTTTGATTTTACTTAGAGAACTCTTAGCAGATCATGGATCTATCTATATCCATTTAGATGAAAACATGGCTTTTCCTGTCAAAGTCTTAATGGATGAAATTTTCGGAGCTAAGAACTTTCGGAATTGGATTACTCGCAAAAAATGCAATCCGAAAAATTACACTCGCAAGCAATACGGCAACATTTCTGACTACATTCTTTTTTATACAAAAAGTGATGATTATGTCTGGAATCAACCCTTTGAAGCTTGGACAGATGTTACAACTAAAAAAGAATATCAGTACATAGAAGAAGAGACAGGAAGACTCTACAAAAAAGTCCCTATTCATGCGCCAGGAGTGAGAAAAGGCGAAACAGGTAAACCTTGGAGAGGTATGCTTCCGCCACCTGGTAAACATTGGCAATATCCACCAAAAGTTTTAGATGAAATGGATGCCAGAAGCGAAATTTATTGGTCGCCAACAGGTAATCCTCGCAGAAAAGTATACTTTGATAATAGTAAGGGAATTGCAGTTCAAGATATTTGGCTAGAGTTCAAGGATGCTCATAATCAAAATATTAAGATTACGGGTTATCCGACGGAAAAAAATTCAGAAATGCTCAAGCGAATTATACTTGCTTCTTCCAATAAAGGCGATCTTGTATTAGATGCTTTTCTGGGAAGCGGGACTACAGTTGCAGTTGCAGAGGAACTAGAAAGAGAGTGGATAGGTATAGATAATTCACCTTTGGCAATGGACATTACAGTTCATCGTTTGGCTAATGGAACTGAAGCAATGGGTGATTTTGTTAATGGTAATGGAAGTACACCGAAACAGGAACCTTTGATTAATACAAATAGAATTTTGCACAGTGGACTGGATATGTATTTTGAGATTGCTTCAGATTTAAAACCTATTCCAGAAAATACAGTTGAAGCTTGGAAAAATAAACTTAACTTTCAAGCCAATCTTTGGTGA